In Bernardetia litoralis DSM 6794, the genomic window TGATATTTATCAGAGATAGACAGAAAATAAAACTCAATTCTTAAACAACTTCTATAACAAATTCATATCCAACACAAATAAATAAATCATTAAACAAATTAATAGAAATTAGAATGATTTTAGTTGACTTTTCAAAAGAAGAAATAAATGATTCAGCATTTGAAATACCAAAATTAAAACCAGCGGAAAAAGAATATGCTAAAATTATAATGGAAACGACTGGAAATGAAGTTATGCGAATAAAAAACTAATGCTAACACCGTGTATAATTAATTGCTTTGTTCCTGCTCATCTGGAATATTCCTTCGGAATATTCTCAGGTTCGTAAAAGTTTGCTAAATTAGTTGCTAAATCACGCAACTAATCATACACAAACACGTTAGGCAACATTATGAAAAATACTTATAAATATTATATTAAATCTTTTGGAGCATTATGGCTAGATGAAGAAGAAGAATATGAGGAACTAATTTCTGAATTGAAAGAAAAATTGAAATTAGAAAAAAACAGTAATGGGTATAATAACCTTGGTTTAGCTCAACTTGAAATGGGATACCGTGAAGAAAGTTTAATCAATTTAAATCAAGCAATCAAATTAAATCCAAGTAACTCAATTGCTTATTATAATAGAGCCGAATTGAATAAGAAATTGAAAAAAAATGTAGAAGCTGAAATAGATTATAGTAAAGCTATTGAACTAGAACCAAGTAAAGCTACCTATTGGAGATGTAGAGCTTATTTGAGAAAGGAAAGAACAGGAGATTTGATAAACGCTTTAACTGACTTTAAACAAGCTGAAAAAATAGAGCCTGAATTTCAACCAACAAAAGATGAAATAGTAAAACTGAAAAAAGAACTAGGGTTTGAATTATAAAGTTAGATTTAAGCTGATTGAAAAACAATAAAAAACGTTGCCTAACAAAAGCTATAATTAATGCGGGTTTTAGTGTTTAATCAAATGGAAAGTGTATTTTTATAAAGTCCGCCAAATCTTTTGATTTGGCTTTAGAACGAAAAAGATAAAACAAAATAAAAGGTTTTGGCTAAGTGCTAAATTGAAAGTCCCTGACTT contains:
- a CDS encoding tetratricopeptide repeat protein, which codes for MKNTYKYYIKSFGALWLDEEEEYEELISELKEKLKLEKNSNGYNNLGLAQLEMGYREESLINLNQAIKLNPSNSIAYYNRAELNKKLKKNVEAEIDYSKAIELEPSKATYWRCRAYLRKERTGDLINALTDFKQAEKIEPEFQPTKDEIVKLKKELGFEL